A window of the Salvelinus sp. IW2-2015 linkage group LG37, ASM291031v2, whole genome shotgun sequence genome harbors these coding sequences:
- the LOC111960181 gene encoding synaptopodin-2-like: MGTGDYICVTVRGGAPWGFSLCQGEGDAYRPLQVYQVEEGGRASLAGVCEGDEVVSLNGEPCGDLSLPEAIAVIDACVDCLQLLVKRCCALSPEAFHSEETYFGTRESSGEALESTNLRILSLGRSQPPRALYIAESQDEAYYGETESDTEAARGTHLVRTQLCVPATGECSGPESQLLGGDGVRAGPQGGAMVELQLSLSEHTLEDPVCTSLGSALGIEGEIQAREALQNKALLHTTTHSLYVCGPAREPLSQHGVVEITLHHPAAGRGSPCLVEGEGACGASGNVGGAPREEGAGQSQGAPASFTVSFGIPKEGAEPAEEPDSDSEKDLGKPNKHRARHARLRRSESLSDKQVKEAKSKCKRIAILLNADAPNPNNKGVLMFKRHRQRAKKYTLVSYGTGESEPEYDDDSEEEEDYEEKDPRAIRFTLVATTSESELDEDFITNAHGGGRVITCDWDTGLLKIERKLNSGEEMEQLPNTTGKGATMFSQRRQRMDEIAAEHEEMRRQGIPVEGVQEVEKHAAYQQMEERSYMQATXESQAYMDVNVHQKQQQQYQQFQEQQYYEQQQQQQQYQQQQQYQQQQQYEQQKYNQQQQYQQQQYQQQQQYHQQQQIQQYSSNMNGVANHQSNEMQSSMSNRTPQLFSVQNQVPVPILPPVSGNNQEAMSQGEQIASRDERISTPAIKSGILQDTRNRFKGKPMFNFKQAPKVPPNPELMNLLNRSDKKLDFESATEEDYLSLGAEACNFLQSPRVKHKTPPPVAPKPIINPNSPPWSPQPELANQELPLHAENSVPTPATASEPESAPAPELDPTPVPTPEPSPPLAPQEVPANTXSPEKHTCSPPGSQAEQQPQQAPAWGRNGPSPPQPHSQPEPQVSSKAPPQTQAQQQPQLQPHVSTWTPAEMKPQAPAPSQSPPQLPWVTPQPPPPQPQAQPQPPINYWAAQPQWAQPQEQAQAQPPWVSDLRTHSPSHLGLSLKNKFSNSPSHHPQEQVQQQPSHHGSASRTSTAQPPWVQPQETKSKQTRPQATWAQPQEQVQQQPQPPWAQPQEQVQQQPQPPWVQPQEHVQQQPQPPWGQQPQPPQQGWPQAQAQPQPPWVSSPQPPMNAWTPPQSQAQPPQPPWAQSAQPQPTAQPQPHMNTWAQAPAQAQAQLPINAWTPDQNQDQPESHWAQTTPTQSPSQQSWQQPPPQQTPSQPPMNAWAPAQAQPQTHTSTWAPQPQQAPVNTQTPMDRVSQPSPKPGNAPQNXPRSIPPPRPQRMNSYTLGERSSSPLINPMASVLVPVRGMGSALSMPAVTGKGADLFAKRQSRMEKYVVDSDTVLAATAQAAQQAQAATAQENKARSTSPSPSVPHSWKYSPNCRAPPTSNYNPIQSPSYPPGAIKQPPPSSPAAKAKKGKGKPACKPLAVIDVMKHQPYQLNASLFTYGPAVEAAEAAKAAAPKPAPAPAPVPPNQNQPIRYEKLSPVQPAGPMNAAYPQQPQHPQQPYGMAPQPNMHDSPYHQVPPNAYQPPNNPYQQAPAGPYQQPYNPLYQQAPPAPYLPQHQHHPQPQAPNPSYQPTPQGPYQPAHSPPYQAAPQAPYQPLPPSTYVVPSFPIAAKPESISGGSTAPKPRFMAKKSSAQVWKPAAVEKESLFQEFGRSYTLSPPVAKAPSLGLRSSSGSPFPSYKPLVQASSAQAPPGRQTSWLDRSHKPPSPWEAAAHHPMGLVDEAFAFQNLQQAIAFNVRSAAQRKLLPEPPAEWKARVSDDPPRKTEVWNPNQRWNKRQSWGQSQSQSQGQNQDQSRSYSRVMPPFLSPTKSIASAPAGPTGYRSLPRQWQPQRSLTETHIGPSGAIHGYGRPPGGQQQPSYRSVYHTNWSWRR, from the exons GTGGAAGAGGGGGGTCGTGCGTCCCTGGCCGGGGTTTGTGAGGGGGATGAGGTGGTGTCGCTGAATGGAGAACCCTGCGGTGACCTTTCCCTCCCAGAAGCTATTGCTGTCATTGACGCCTGCGTCGACTGCCTGCAATTACTGGTCAAAAG ATGCTGCGCACTATCCCCTGAGGCATTTCATTCAGAGGAGACCTACTTTGGCACAAGGGAGTCCTCTGGTGAGGCTTTGGAAAGCACCAACCTCCGCATCCTGTCCCTTGGCAGGTCCCAACCACCCAGAGCGCTCTACATCGCTGAGTCCCAGGATGAGGCCTACtatggggagacagagagtgacacGGAGGCCGCCAGAGGGACCCATCTGGTCCGTACCCAGCTCTGCGTGCCCGCTACTGGGGAGTGCAGCGGCCCAGAGTCCCAGTTACTCGGAGGGGACGGAGTTCGAGCAGGACCCCAGGGAGGGGCAATGGTGGAGCTCCAGTTGTCCCTCTCTGAACACACCCTGGAGGATCCTGTCTGCACCTCCCTGGGGAGTGCTCTTGGAATAGAGGGGGAGATCCAGGCGAGAGAGGCCCTCCAGAACAAGGCCCTCCTCCATACCACCACCCACTCGCTCTACGTCTGTGGCCCAGCTAGGGAGCCCCTGAGTCAGCATGGAGTGGTGGAGATCACCCTGCACCATCCCGCAGCCGGAAGGGGTTCTCCATGTCTGGTAGAGGGGGAGGGTGCCTGTGGGGCCAGTGGAAATGTTGGTGGAGCCCCCAGGGAGGAAGGAGCAGGTCAAAGCCAGGGAGCTCCTGCCTCCTTCACTGTCTCCTTCGGAATTCCCAAAGAGGGTGCCGAGCCGGCAGAGGAGCCAGACTCGGATTCGGAGAAGGACCTTGGGAAACCCAACAAGCACCGGGCCAGGCACGCCA GGCTCAGGCGCAGTGAGAGCCTGTCAGACAAGCAGGTGAAGGAGGCCAAGTCTAAATGTAAGCGCATTGCTATTCTTCTGAACGCTGACGCTCCCAACCCCAACAACAAGGGGGTGTTGATGTTCAAGAGGCATCGACAGAGGGCCAAGAAGTACACACTCGTCAGCTACGGCACTGGTGAGAGCGAACCAGAGTACGACGACGacagcgaggaggaggaagactacGAGGAAAAAGACCCCCGAGCGATCAGATTTACCCTCGTAGCCACAACCAGCGAGTCAGAGCTTGACGAGGACTTCATTACTAATGCCCATGGTGGAGGCAGAGTGATAACCTGCGACTGGGACACGGGACTACTCAAGATCGAGCGCAAGCTCAATTCCGGAGAGGAGATGGAGCAACTGCCCAACACTACGGGCAAGGGGGCCACGATGTTTTCCCAGCGCCGCCAGCGCATGGACGAGATCGCTGCCGAACATGAGGAGATGAGGCGCCAGGGGATTCCTGTGGAGGGAGTGCAGGAGGTGGAGAAGCATGCAGCCTACCAGCAGATGGAGGAGCGCTCGTACATGCAGGCCACCARAGAGAGCCAGGCCTACATGGACGTGAACGTGCACCAGAAGCAGCAGCAACAGTATCAGCAGTTCCAAGAGCAGCAGTATTAcgagcagcaacagcagcagcagcaataccagcagcagcagcaatacCAGCAGCAACAACAGTACGAGCAGCAGAAATACAACCAGCAGCAGCAATACCAGCAGCAACAATatcaacaacagcagcagtacCACCAGCAGCAACAAATTCAACAGTACTCGTCTAACATGAACGGCGTCGCCAACCACCAAAGCAATGAAATGCAGAGTTCCATGAGCAATCGAACCCCCCAACTCTTCTCGGTACAAAACCAGGTGCCCGTCCCAATTCTTCCCCCAGTGAGTGGGAACAACCAAGAAGCGATGAGTCAGGGGGAGCAGATTGCCTCGCGCGACGAGCGCATTTCAACGCCGGCTATTAAGTCTGGGATCTTGCAGGACACAAGGAACAGATTCAAGGGCAAGCCAATGTTCAATTTCAAACAGGCTCCCAAAGTGCCACCCAACCCGGAGCTTATGAATCTCCTCAACAGAAGTGACAAGAAGTTGGATTTTGAGTCAGCTACGGAAGAGGACTACCTTAGCTTGGGGGCTGAGGCTTGCAACTTTCTCCAGTCACCAAGGGTCAAACATAAGACGCCTCCACCAGTCGCTCCCAAGCCCATCATTAATCCCAACTCTCCGCCTTGGTCCCCTCAGCCTGAGCTGGCCAACCAGGAGTTGCCACTTCATGCTGAAAATAGTGTCCCCACACCTGCTACAGCCTCTGAGCCTGAGTCCGCCCCTGCTCCAGAACTAGATCCAACCCCTGTACCGACCCCAGAACCCTCCCCCCCTCTTGCACCCCAGGAAGTTCCTGCCAACACCCKCTCTCCAGAAAAACACACATGTAGTCCCCCAGGGTCCCAGGCAGAGCAGCAGCCCCAGCAAGCACCAGCCTGGGGAAGAAATGGACCTTCTCCACCTCAGCCTCATTCACAACCCGAGCCTCAAGTGAGTTCTAAGGCTCcaccacaaacacaggcacaacAGCAGCCACAACTGCAGCCACACGTGAGTACTTGGACACCTGCTGAAATGAAGCCCCAGGCTCCAGCTCCAAGTCAGTCCCCACCACAGCTCCCATGGGTGACTccccaacctcctcctcctcagcctcaAGCTCAGCCTCAGCCACCAATTAATTATTGGGCTGCCCAGCCCCAATGGGCTCAACCTCAAGAGCAAGCACAGGCCCAGCCACCATGGGTTTCAGACCTCAGAACGCACAGCCCCAGTCACCTTGGGCTCAGCCTCAAGAACAAGTTCAGCAACAGCCCCAGCCACCAT CCTCAAGAACAAGTTCAGCAACAGCCCAGCCACCATGGCTCAGCCTCAAGAACAAGCACAGCCCAGCCACCATGGGTTCAACCTCAAGAAACTAAGTCCAAGCAAACAAGACCCCAAGCCACCTGGGCTCAGCCTCAAGAACAAGTTCAGCAACAGCCCCAGCCACCATGGGCTCAGCCTCAAGAACAAGTTCAGCAACAGCCCCAGCCACCTTGGGTTCAGCCTCAAGAACATGTACAGCAACAGCCCCAGCCACCATGGGGTCAACAACCTCAGCCTCCACAACAGGGTTGGccccaggcccaggcccagccTCAGCCACCTTGGGTGTCATCACCTCAGCCTCCAATGAATGCATGGACACCACcacagagccaggcccagccaccaCAGCCACCTTGGGCCCAATCAGCCCAACCCCAACCTACAGCTCAGCCCCAACCCCATATGAATACATGGGCCCAAGCACCTGCTCAGGCTCAAGCACAGCTACCCATTAATGCCTGGACCCCAGATCAGAATCAGGATCAGCCAGAGTCACATTGGGCCCAAACAACTCCAACCCAATCCCCATCCCAGCAAAGCTGGCAACAGCCACCTCCACAGCAGACACCCTCACAGCCACCTATGAATGCATGGGCCCCGGCTCAGGCACagcctcagacacacacaagtaCCTGGGCCCCACAACCACAGCAAGCCCCAGTAAATACCCAGACCCCGATGGACAGAGTGTCTCAACCTTCTCCGAAACCTGGGAATGCGCCACAAAATGRTCCCCGTTCTATTCCTCCGCCTCGCCCACAGCGAATGAATTCTTACACGCTTGGAGAAAGGTCATCGTCACCCCTCATCAATCCAATGGCCAGCGTCTTGGTACCAGTGCGAGGCATGGGCTCAGCTTTGTCGATGCCGGCTGTTACAGGGAAAGGAGCCGATTTGTTTGCCAAGAGGCAGTCTCGTATGGAGAAGTATGTCGTGGATTCGGACACTGTGCTGGCAGCCACTGCACAGGCAGCCCAGCAAGCCCAGGCAGCCACTGCGCAGGAAAACAAGGCAAGGTCCACATCGCCCTCTCCCTCCGTACCTCATTCGTGGAAATATTCACCCAATTGCAGAGCTCCCCCTACATCAAATTACAACCCCATACAGTCCCCGTCCTACCCACCAGGGGCCATTAAGCAACCCCCTCCATCTAGCCCTGCGGCCAAAGCCAAGAAAGGGAAAGGCAAACCTGCCTGCAAACCCCTTGCTGTTATAGATGTCATGAAACATCAGCCGTATCAGCTCAATGCCTCCCTTTTCACATATGgcccagcagtggaggctgccgagGCTGCCAAGGCCGCTGCACCAAAGCCTGCCCCAGCCCCTGCCCCAGTCCCTCCAAACCAAAACCAACCAATCAGATATGAGAAACTTTCCCCTGTCCAGCCGGCTGGACCAATGAATGCTGCCTATCCACAGCAGCCTCAGCACCCTCAGCAGCCCTATGGGATGGCCCCTCAACCAAACATGCACGATAGTCCCTACCACCAAGTCCCACCTAATGCTTACCAGCCACCTAACAACCCCTACCAGCAAGCTCCTGCTGGCCCTTACCAACAACCATATAATCCCCTTTACCAACAAGCCCCTCCAGCCCCTTATCTACCCCAGCACCAGCACCATCCCCAGCCCCAAGCTCCAAACCCTTCCTACCAACCGACCCCCCAAGGTCCATATCAGCCAGCCCATAGCCCCCCTTACCAAGCAGCACCCCAAGCCCCCTACCAGCCACTACCTCCCAGTACCTATGTGGTCCCCAGCTTTCCGATAGCAGCAAAGCCTGAGTCCATCTCTGGGGGTAGCACCGCTCCAAAGCCCAGGTTCATGGCCAAAAAGAGTTCAGCCCAGGTCTGGAAGCCAGCAGCTGTGGAGAAAGA GTCCCTTTTCCAGGAGTTTGGCCGGAGCTACACTCTGTCCCCACCCGTCGCCAAAGCACCATCGCTGGGCCTCCGGTCATCGTCTGGATCCCCCTTTCCCTCATACAAACCCCTGGTACAGGCCTCGTCTGCTCAGGCCCCCCCGGGGAGGCAGACGTCATGGCTGGACAGGAGTCACAAGCCTCCTTCCCCCTGGGAGGCCGCAGCCCACCACCCCATGGGCCTGGTTGACGAGGCCTTCGCCTTCCAGAACCTCCAGCAGGCCATCGCCTTCAACGTGCGCTCGGCTGCCCAGCGCAAGCTACTCCCTGAGCCCCCTGCCGAGTGGAAGGCTAGGGTGTCTGACGATCCTCCCAGGAAGACTGAGGTATGGAACCCGAACCAAAGATGGAACAAGAGACAGAGCTGGGGTCAGAGCCAGAGTCAGAGCCAGGGTCAGAACCAGGATCAGAGTCGGAGTTACAGCAGAGTTATGCCTCCGTTCCTGTCCCCGACCAAGAGCATAGCCTCGGCCCCCGCCGGTCCGACTGGCTACAGGTCCCTGCCCAGACAGTGGCAGCCACAGAGGTCCCTGACTGAGACCCACATCGGGCCCTCTGGGGCTATTCATGGGTACGGAAGGCCCCCTGGGGGCCAGCAGCAGCCGAGCTACAGATCTGTGTACCACACTAACTGGAGCTGGAGACGCTAG